A portion of the Segatella copri DSM 18205 genome contains these proteins:
- a CDS encoding phosphoribosyltransferase, whose product MANYENEINSWPVLKNGLHYKWLVDYAAFSAFGTFELTAEEWEKRDLIVNFKGNSELTTEMDHQEALKKAIEMVSDKLKSLLGEEAAQFTLVCIPAALEAHTKRRFKEFSEEICKATGMTNAYPAFSYTHDVDEDGDPVDELHIDEAFFQGKKIILFDDIIASGNSVAKFADQLEGYGAKVELALALGKKISDGYDQK is encoded by the coding sequence ATGGCTAATTACGAAAATGAAATCAACTCGTGGCCGGTGCTGAAAAACGGACTGCACTACAAATGGCTTGTCGACTACGCTGCATTCAGCGCCTTCGGTACTTTTGAACTCACAGCAGAGGAATGGGAAAAACGCGACCTTATCGTCAACTTTAAAGGTAACTCCGAGCTCACTACGGAGATGGACCATCAGGAAGCCCTGAAGAAGGCTATCGAAATGGTATCAGACAAGCTGAAGAGTCTTTTGGGCGAAGAGGCAGCACAGTTTACCCTGGTCTGCATTCCTGCAGCTCTTGAGGCGCATACCAAGCGCCGTTTCAAGGAGTTCAGCGAGGAGATATGCAAGGCTACGGGCATGACCAACGCCTACCCTGCCTTCAGCTACACGCATGATGTAGATGAAGATGGCGATCCTGTAGATGAACTCCATATCGACGAGGCTTTCTTCCAGGGCAAAAAGATTATTCTCTTTGATGACATCATCGCATCCGGCAATTCGGTAGCCAAGTTTGCCGACCAGCTGGAAGGATATGGTGCCAAGGTTGAACTGGCGCTAGCACTGGGAAAAAAGATTTCTGACGGATATGACCAGAAATAA
- a CDS encoding YitT family protein, which yields MTRKTKLHEIRDYVIIALAMIEGSIGLNIFLLPNHITMGGVGGIASILYWGFGIPASVSYLALNVFLLLIAFRILGYKFCLKTIYGVGIFALTTRLIETHTVGMTPLLHDQPFMATVIGAFFMGSSAGLGLSCNGSTGGSDTVAAMINKYWNISLGHAIMICDLCIITSSYLVLRDWEMVIYGYVCLFVQSLCVDHVVNALRRSVQFFIISDKYLELSAAINTAADRGCTVMDGHGCYSGKDVHMLFVLARQRESQKIFRLIDEIDPTAFVSQSAVIGVYGEGFDRFKVGKKIGLPKKK from the coding sequence ATGACGAGAAAAACAAAACTTCATGAAATCCGCGACTACGTTATCATTGCCCTGGCGATGATAGAAGGTAGTATCGGTTTGAACATCTTCCTGCTCCCCAATCATATCACGATGGGTGGTGTAGGAGGTATCGCTTCTATCCTTTACTGGGGATTTGGCATCCCGGCATCTGTATCTTATCTGGCGCTCAATGTGTTCCTGCTTCTCATTGCATTCCGCATTCTGGGCTATAAGTTCTGTCTGAAGACCATCTATGGTGTTGGTATCTTTGCCTTAACTACCCGTCTGATAGAGACGCATACGGTAGGCATGACGCCGCTGCTTCACGACCAGCCGTTCATGGCAACGGTCATCGGTGCGTTCTTTATGGGCAGCAGTGCCGGTCTGGGTCTTTCCTGCAATGGTTCTACGGGTGGTTCTGATACCGTAGCGGCGATGATCAACAAGTATTGGAACATTTCCCTGGGTCATGCCATCATGATTTGCGACCTGTGTATCATCACCAGTTCTTATCTGGTATTGCGCGATTGGGAGATGGTGATTTACGGTTATGTCTGCCTCTTTGTGCAGTCGCTCTGTGTAGATCATGTGGTGAATGCGTTACGCCGTTCGGTTCAGTTCTTCATCATCAGCGACAAATATCTGGAGCTCAGTGCAGCCATCAATACCGCCGCCGACCGAGGTTGTACGGTGATGGATGGTCATGGCTGTTATAGTGGCAAAGATGTCCACATGCTGTTTGTATTGGCGCGTCAGCGTGAGTCTCAGAAGATATTCCGTCTTATCGACGAGATAGATCCTACCGCCTTTGTCAGCCAGAGTGCCGTCATCGGTGTTTATGGCGAAGGTTTCGACCGTTTCAAGGTAGGCAAGAAGATAGGTTTGCCGAAGAAGAAATAG
- a CDS encoding N-acetylmuramoyl-L-alanine amidase, with the protein MTQKHRSISLIVIHCSATRVTQDFTFEQLEACHLARGFKSIGYHYYITKDGVVYPGRPESEVGAHARHYNAHSIGICYEGGLDKNGKPADTRTPAQNQALYSLLESLCLSYPDAEILGHRDLPNVHKDCPSFDVKRWLKLVDFHI; encoded by the coding sequence ATGACACAGAAACATCGTAGCATTTCACTCATCGTGATCCACTGTTCTGCCACGAGAGTGACTCAGGATTTCACATTCGAGCAGTTGGAGGCCTGCCATCTTGCCCGCGGTTTCAAGAGTATCGGCTATCATTATTACATCACGAAGGATGGTGTGGTATATCCGGGTCGTCCGGAATCGGAAGTAGGAGCCCATGCCCGTCATTACAATGCCCACAGCATCGGCATCTGTTATGAGGGAGGTCTCGACAAGAACGGCAAGCCTGCCGATACGCGCACTCCAGCCCAGAATCAGGCTCTGTATTCGCTTCTGGAGAGCCTCTGCCTATCCTATCCTGATGCAGAGATACTGGGCCACCGCGATTTGCCGAACGTACACAAAGACTGTCCGTCGTTTGATGTCAAGCGATGGCTGAAGTTGGTAGATTTCCACATCTAG
- a CDS encoding smalltalk protein produces the protein MKKVNWKTIINFLITVLTAVASSFCVQNC, from the coding sequence ATGAAAAAAGTAAATTGGAAAACCATCATCAACTTCCTCATCACGGTATTAACAGCTGTAGCAAGCTCATTCTGTGTACAGAACTGCTAA
- a CDS encoding DUF4248 domain-containing protein: MIEDRSYGKAELAMLYFPTATPRVALNRLVRWINRCPELKQSLCSGYAGKFSHFYTRQQVAEIIEFLDEP; the protein is encoded by the coding sequence ATGATAGAAGACAGAAGTTACGGGAAGGCAGAGCTCGCCATGCTCTACTTTCCCACCGCTACCCCCAGGGTAGCGCTCAACCGACTGGTGAGATGGATCAACCGGTGTCCCGAGCTCAAGCAGAGCCTCTGTTCGGGCTACGCCGGCAAGTTTTCCCACTTCTACACCCGGCAACAAGTAGCAGAAATCATCGAATTTCTAGATGAACCATAA
- a CDS encoding BT4734/BF3469 family protein — MKEIKPTNETGNNPETEQEKEVLPSFFQTLKTSTSKPLPNREVLEYTIMHSAPVKTNTEGYRSMIKVDKRTAEDIKHRLPCITPSVQLKGSSKKLTDFQKETYWLMLDYDDVPPKNIAALRQTARKIPFTMVFYITVSGKGFRILLRYMRPEGCNLTATELHQLAIRKAMSVYDKLLGICCDKQCQDMVRSCGLAYDPEAYFNWNAEVFAITQEEVEEFEKATKQQEEQNRKRQTEAEKPRKKSPRKQEDEAPPKTLTTEEILQYVDKLAERWEERFEEHHHNSYVVRYATFCLCFGAEKEEAVKHMADKFGGEYADTERVAREIYKHTERLGTWKIRQQGDDEQKRYTSMRALLGWLGARYEMHHNTLSNQYEVRAINTGEKLYLDWTEVDTRVSNSLFVKMELDNICTTQKKLDTVIRSNFSPEFNPMEEYLKSLPKWDRKTDYIAELAHRVTVMQTGGYRHTEEDFAYAFKKWLVNMVVCWVRPDVTNQSIMVFVGKGGIFKTTFFDHLLPPHLRKYFANDSTGDYKNKDFLQMCASKAIVCLDEFSCLRGKNLDSFKSNITKRNISMRIPYAEWDCILQNNAGFCATSNEVHIIDDDENRRFLIWRIEKIKSPIDFPFNYEGIYSQAVALAQEVIEKRRRGEPCDWVYWFTKEENEEIQRHNLYFRVNNYIAERINKFYRVPDADTPSEFCKFVTASDVMERICTNPAFRQSMSNKDISMFMEALGFKKIHRKTGNGWKVIEMRPDEIENNQKMDGSENIPPEDLPF; from the coding sequence ATGAAAGAGATTAAACCCACAAACGAGACCGGAAATAACCCGGAAACAGAACAGGAGAAAGAGGTCTTGCCCTCTTTTTTCCAGACTCTGAAGACCTCTACCAGCAAGCCTCTCCCCAACAGAGAGGTGCTGGAGTACACCATCATGCATTCGGCACCGGTGAAAACCAATACCGAAGGCTACAGGTCGATGATAAAGGTGGACAAGAGAACGGCAGAGGACATCAAGCACCGGCTGCCCTGCATCACTCCCAGCGTGCAGCTCAAGGGAAGCTCCAAAAAGCTGACTGACTTCCAGAAGGAAACCTACTGGCTGATGCTCGATTATGACGACGTGCCCCCCAAAAATATCGCGGCACTCAGGCAGACCGCCCGGAAAATCCCCTTCACCATGGTCTTCTACATCACCGTCTCGGGCAAGGGATTCCGCATCCTGCTCAGATATATGCGGCCTGAAGGATGCAATCTCACTGCCACCGAGCTCCACCAGCTCGCCATCAGGAAAGCCATGAGCGTGTACGACAAACTGCTGGGTATCTGCTGCGACAAGCAATGCCAGGACATGGTGAGAAGCTGCGGACTGGCTTACGACCCCGAGGCTTACTTCAACTGGAATGCCGAGGTCTTCGCCATCACCCAGGAGGAGGTAGAGGAATTCGAAAAAGCCACAAAGCAACAGGAGGAACAGAACAGGAAAAGGCAGACGGAGGCTGAAAAACCCAGAAAGAAAAGCCCTCGCAAACAGGAAGACGAGGCGCCACCCAAAACGCTCACTACCGAAGAGATTCTGCAGTATGTAGACAAACTGGCAGAGAGATGGGAAGAGCGGTTTGAGGAGCATCATCACAACAGCTACGTAGTGAGATACGCCACATTCTGCCTCTGTTTCGGAGCCGAAAAAGAGGAGGCTGTGAAACACATGGCAGATAAGTTTGGCGGCGAATATGCCGATACCGAGCGGGTGGCACGGGAGATTTACAAGCATACCGAGCGGCTGGGAACCTGGAAGATAAGACAGCAGGGAGATGATGAGCAGAAACGCTATACCAGCATGAGAGCACTGCTGGGATGGCTGGGAGCCCGATATGAAATGCACCACAACACGCTGAGCAACCAGTATGAAGTGCGCGCCATCAACACCGGAGAGAAACTCTATCTCGACTGGACCGAAGTGGATACCCGGGTGAGCAATTCCTTGTTCGTGAAGATGGAACTGGATAACATCTGCACCACCCAGAAAAAGCTGGATACGGTGATAAGAAGCAACTTCAGTCCCGAATTCAATCCCATGGAGGAATATCTGAAGAGTCTGCCGAAATGGGACCGGAAGACTGACTATATCGCTGAATTGGCCCATCGGGTAACCGTGATGCAGACCGGCGGTTACCGCCATACGGAGGAGGATTTTGCCTATGCCTTCAAGAAATGGCTGGTCAACATGGTGGTTTGCTGGGTTCGGCCCGATGTCACCAACCAGTCTATCATGGTTTTCGTAGGCAAGGGCGGCATCTTCAAGACCACGTTTTTCGACCATCTTCTGCCGCCCCATCTGCGCAAGTATTTCGCCAACGATTCTACGGGCGACTACAAGAACAAGGATTTCCTGCAGATGTGTGCCAGCAAGGCGATAGTATGTCTCGATGAGTTCAGCTGTCTGCGCGGTAAGAACCTGGATTCCTTCAAGAGCAACATCACGAAGCGCAACATCAGCATGCGAATCCCTTATGCCGAGTGGGACTGCATTCTGCAGAACAATGCGGGGTTCTGTGCCACGAGCAATGAGGTTCATATCATAGATGATGACGAGAACCGCCGTTTCCTCATCTGGCGCATCGAGAAGATCAAGAGTCCCATCGACTTCCCCTTCAATTACGAGGGCATCTACTCCCAGGCTGTGGCACTGGCTCAGGAGGTGATAGAGAAGCGCCGGAGGGGTGAGCCCTGCGACTGGGTTTACTGGTTTACGAAGGAGGAGAACGAGGAGATACAGCGCCACAATCTTTATTTCCGAGTGAACAATTACATAGCCGAGCGCATCAACAAGTTCTACCGTGTTCCTGATGCCGATACGCCGTCCGAGTTCTGCAAGTTTGTTACGGCGAGTGATGTGATGGAGCGCATCTGCACGAACCCCGCCTTCCGCCAGTCGATGTCGAACAAGGATATTTCGATGTTCATGGAGGCGCTGGGATTCAAGAAGATTCACCGCAAGACGGGCAACGGCTGGAAGGTGATAGAAATGCGTCCTGACGAGATAGAGAACAACCAGAAGATGGATGGCAGCGAGAATATTCCGCCCGAGGATCTCCCATTTTAG
- a CDS encoding ATP-binding protein: MVETNDRILPVGIQSFEKIRKEGYLYVDKTDIIWQLANKNKTYNYLSRPRRFGKSVLIDTLEAYFMGKKELFEGLKIMQLETEWVKRPVIRLDMSRAGAEPETLRSYLDNTFDRLEKEYGIPPNPTAKLADRFNAIIVGAYEQTGQQVAILIDEYDSPLQHSWKTPYHEACTAVYREVFAILKADDKYEKFVFITGITKFTQLSLFSVLNNLSNISFEPEYAAICGITKEEVLRDFKPEINKLAEYEDWTFNEAVAKLTAYYDGYHFSRRNMVDVFNPFSLINALADSDLKNYWASSGATSLLPKFVDDMEIRLKDFDHSALLDTIIETSDVTGGGAELFLYQSGYLTIKGYINGTYLLGIPNFEVRQALNEIVLPTLAMRKNNDLQSTQAFLNVHLSLGNLPEAMKCLKALIADVPYSNKKLASMDMEERYRLIMSTIFYAIGCRVEVEKMIATGRIDMVVENTNFIYVLELKLSNNGGVDAATEQMKAKQYAEPFKADKRKVIALAIELDDMGKGLVDWKEV, encoded by the coding sequence ATGGTAGAGACTAACGATAGAATATTGCCGGTAGGCATCCAGTCTTTCGAGAAAATCAGAAAGGAAGGATACCTTTATGTTGACAAGACAGATATCATCTGGCAACTTGCCAACAAAAATAAAACGTACAACTACCTGAGCCGCCCACGCCGCTTTGGTAAATCTGTGCTGATCGATACGCTCGAAGCCTACTTCATGGGTAAGAAGGAACTCTTCGAGGGCTTGAAGATCATGCAGCTGGAGACAGAATGGGTGAAGCGTCCTGTCATCAGACTGGATATGAGTCGTGCAGGCGCAGAACCGGAAACTTTGCGCTCTTATCTCGACAACACTTTCGACAGATTAGAGAAGGAATATGGTATTCCACCTAATCCAACCGCCAAACTTGCCGACCGCTTCAATGCAATAATCGTGGGGGCGTATGAGCAAACCGGACAGCAGGTTGCCATCCTCATCGATGAATACGATTCTCCATTGCAGCATTCCTGGAAGACTCCTTATCACGAAGCATGTACCGCTGTTTATCGTGAAGTTTTTGCCATTCTCAAGGCAGATGATAAATACGAAAAGTTTGTCTTCATCACGGGTATCACCAAGTTTACGCAGCTTTCTCTTTTCTCTGTGCTCAACAATCTGAGCAATATCAGCTTTGAACCTGAATATGCTGCCATCTGTGGTATCACGAAGGAAGAAGTCTTACGTGATTTCAAGCCGGAAATCAATAAGTTGGCTGAATACGAAGACTGGACATTCAATGAAGCTGTTGCGAAGCTTACGGCTTATTATGACGGCTATCACTTCAGTCGCCGCAATATGGTTGATGTCTTCAATCCGTTCAGTCTCATCAATGCCTTGGCAGATTCTGATTTGAAGAACTATTGGGCTTCTTCGGGTGCAACCTCGCTGCTTCCAAAGTTTGTGGATGACATGGAGATTCGTTTGAAGGATTTTGATCATAGTGCCCTGTTGGACACAATCATAGAAACTTCTGACGTAACAGGCGGTGGAGCAGAGCTGTTTCTCTATCAGTCGGGCTATCTCACGATTAAGGGTTACATAAACGGAACTTATCTTCTTGGCATTCCTAACTTCGAGGTTCGGCAAGCCTTGAATGAAATCGTGTTGCCAACGCTTGCCATGCGCAAGAATAATGACCTTCAATCTACCCAGGCATTTCTGAATGTTCACCTCAGCCTTGGCAATCTTCCCGAAGCCATGAAATGCCTGAAGGCTCTCATAGCTGACGTGCCCTACAGCAACAAGAAGCTTGCCAGCATGGATATGGAGGAGCGCTACCGACTGATTATGAGCACCATCTTCTATGCTATCGGCTGCCGGGTAGAAGTAGAAAAGATGATTGCTACGGGCAGGATTGATATGGTGGTAGAAAACACTAACTTTATCTATGTGCTGGAGTTGAAGCTGAGTAACAATGGTGGTGTGGATGCTGCCACGGAGCAGATGAAAGCCAAGCAGTATGCCGAACCTTTCAAGGCTGATAAGCGCAAGGTAATTGCCCTTGCCATAGAACTGGATGATATGGGAAAGGGACTGGTTGATTGGAAGGAAGTATAA